CACCTCAGCAGCGGGTGGATCAGGCGCATTTGCTGACGTTGCTCTCGCTTTACGGGTACAGGGCTTCACCGGAAATGCCGGAAGAACAGCAGCAGAAAGTGATAGCGGCCTTCCAGATGCACTTCCGCGCCGCGGACTACCGTGGGTTGCCGGATGCGGAAAGTGAAGCCATCGTGAAGGCGCTACTGGAGAAGTACGGCGACGGCTAGCTGGCCAGGAACGCTTTCCACTGGGCGACCAGCGTTTCCAGATCGTGGCGATCAATATCCAGATGCGTCACCAGGCGGGTAACGGCGCCGGTGCTGATCAAAATATCCCGCTGCTGCATCCACTCTTTCAACGGTGTGATCTGCTCTGCCGGCAGGCGGACAAACACCATGTTGGTGTCCTGACGTGAAACCGTGACGCCAGCCGCCTGCAACTGCCCTGCGAGCCAGGCGGCATTGTCATGGTCATCCTTCAGACGGGCAACATTGTGTTCCAGCGCATACAAGCCAGCGGCGGCAAGGATCCCGGACTGGCGCATTGCCCCCCGGTCATTTTCCGCCAGCGTCGCGCACGCTGAATATACTCTGCGCTGCCACATAGCAGCGATCCCACTGGCGTCCCCAGCCCCTTCGACAGACAGATGGTCAGGGTATCGCAGTAACGGGTCAGGGCCTCGAGTTCGACGCCAAGTTCCACCGCCGCGTTGAAAATACGGGCGCCATCGATATGCAAAGCCAGCTTATGCTGACGGGTGAACTCCCAGGCTTGTTGCAGATAAGCTACCGGCAGCACCTTACCGTTGTGCGTGTTCTCCAGACTCAGCAGTTTGGTGATCGCGAAGTGAAAATCGTCAGGTTTGATAAACTGCGCCACCACGTCCAGCGGCAGCGTACCATCAGAAGCGGCAAGGATGGGTTGAGGTTGAATACTGCCCAGCACCGCCGCGCCGCCAGCCTCATATTTGTAGTTATGCGCCAACTGCCCGACGATATATTCCTCACCGCGCTGACAGTGACAAAGCAGCGCAATCAGGTTGGCCTGGGTACCTGTGGGTAAAAAGAGGGCGGCTTCTTTGCCGCTGAGTCTGGCTGCCTTAGCTTCCAGGGCATTTACTGTGGGATCATCGCCGTACACATCATCCCCGGTTTCTGCGGCCATCATGGCTGACAGCATCGCTTCGCTGGGGCGGGTTACCGTATCACTGCGTAAATCGATCACTCTTGCGCTCCTCTTATGAAAACGGACGCCGAAGCGTCCGAAAAAAGACCTGCAAATGTTTTACCGCAGCCAGTTGGTTTTTGCCAGCTCAACTACCTCGTCGCCGCGCCCGTTGATGATCGCTCTGAGCATATAGAGGCTGAAACCTTTAGCCTGTTCCATTTTAATCTGCGGCGGCATCGCCAGCTCCTCTTTGGCGGTGATCACGTCAACCAGCACCGGGCCGTCGTGGGCGAGCGCTTCCTGAATCGCCGCGTCCAGATCGGAGGCACGTTCAACCCGGATCCCCTTCACGCCGCATGCCTTAGCAATGTCGGCAAAATTCGGATTTTCCAGATCGGTCCCATCCGTCAGATAACCGCCAGCTTTCATCTCCATCGCCACAAAACCCAGCACGCTGTTGTTGAAGATCACCAGCTTTACCGGCAGTTTTAACTGGGCTACCGAGAGAAAATCGCCCATCAGCATGCTGAAGCCACCATCACCGCACAGGGCGATGACCTGACGCTGTTTATCCAGCGACTGCGCCCCTAACGCCTGCGGCATGGCGTTAGCCATTGAACCGTGATTGAACGAGCCAATCAGGCGACGTTTGCCGTTCATTTTCAGGTAGCGCGCCGCCCAGACGGTAGGGGTGCCAACGTCACAGGTGAAAATGGCATCCTCATCGGCATAGCGGCTTAATTGCTGCGCCACATATTGCGGATGAATAGCCTGTTTATCATTGGCCGTCGCCAGGTCGTCCAGGCTTTTGCGCGCTTCTGCATAGTGCTTAAGCGCCTTATCCAGAAAATCACGATCCTGCTTAACGTCCAGTTGAGGAAGCAAAGCGGCCAGCGTGGACTGAATATCCCCTACCAGCGCCATATCGACGTGGCTGTGGGCGCCAATACTGCCGGGATCGATATCAATCTGAATAATGTTGGCATCGGCAGGATAAAACGCGCGGTAGGGGAAACGCGTTCCGAGCAGAACCACCGTATCGGCGTTCATCATGGCATGGAAACCCGATGAGAAACCGATCAAACCGGTCATCCCGACATTGTAAGGGTTGTCATAATCCACGTGCTCTTTGCCGCGCAGGGCATGCACGACGGGCGCTTTCAGCGTCTCTGCCAGCTTCATCACTTCCGCATGCGCGCCGGCACAGCCGCTGCCGCACATCAGAGTGATATTCGCCGAGCCATTAAGCAGCGCGGCCAGTTTGGTCAACTCGCTGGCGGGCGGCTGGATCACCGGTAACTGCGGAGGATACCAGTCTGACGTTGCGCCTTCAGGGGCCGCCTGCAGGGCAACGTCCCCCGGCAGAACCACCACCGACACACCGCGATTAAGGATCGCCTTGCGCATGGCGATGCCAAGGACCTGCGGCAACTGCTCAGGATTGGAAACCAGCTCGCAATAATGGCTGCATTCGCGAAACAGTTCCTGCGGATGCGTTTCCTGAAAATAGCCGCTGCCAATCTCGCTGGAAGGAATATGCGCCGCAATGGCAAGCACCGGCACGTTGTTACGGTGGCAGTCAAAAAGACCGTTGATCAGATGGAGATTGCCTGGCCCGCAGGAGCCGGCGCAAACGGCAAGTTCGCCGCTGATATGGGCTTCTGCTCCGGCGGCAAAGGCGGCCACCTCTTCATGACGGGTAGGCATCCACTCAATGGTGCCCATTTTGTTCAGGCTGTCGGTCAGCCCGTTCAGGGAATCCCCGGTCACTCCCCAGATACGTTTTACCCCGGCGCTTTCTAATGTTTTTGCCACCAGCGTGGCTACTGTCTGCTTCATGCTTTTCTCCTTTCAGCATTATTCCTGGTAAGCAGAGAGCATAGACGAGGCTGGGGAAATTTGAGGGAGGGCGTTTGACACTCAGTGCTGCCAGCGCCTCTCCCTCAGCGAGATCAGGCAATCATAATATCGCTGGCAGGATAACAGCTACAGGCGAGAACGTAACCGGCTTGCTGCTCAGCTTCACTCAACGTCTGTTGGCTTTGCGTGGTGTAACGGCCACTGAGCACCTGGGTTTTACAACAGCCACACACGCCAGTACGGCATGCCGTCTCTATGGCAATCTGATTGTTTTCCATCGCTTCCAGTAACGTTTCTCCGTAACGGAATTCAGCCTCTCCGGGACTTTGTGCAGAACCAATTTTGAAGGTTTCAGCCTGCCCCTCAGGTCGCTGGCTGGCAACCGGGACAAAATTCTCCAGGAAGATTTTCTCAGCGCCGAGGTTTGCGGCATACCCTTTAACCTGATCCATATAGCCCTGAGGACCACAGATCATCACAGTGCGGTCGGCGATGTCCGGCACGCGCTGCTGCAAATACGCCTGCGTAATCCTGCCGTCCGGAAGTTCAGCAGAAGGCCTGTTCTCTTCAGTAATATGTAAGTCCAGCCAGGGTGTCATTGCTGCCAGCGCTTCAGCAAAAATAACCGCATCCCGGGAACGGACGCTGTAAAACAACTGCACGTTGCAGGTTGGCCGGTTCGCTTTCAGCCAGCGACACATCGACATCATGGGAGTGATCCCGCACCCGGCAGCCAGGAACAGGTAGCGTTCCGAAGGGTGACTTTCGCAGGTAAAGCTGCCCTGCGGATCGGAAAGCCACAGCGTGTCGCCGGGATGCACTGCCTGGGTCAGCCAGCTTGATCCGGTCCCCCCTCAATATGACGGACGGTCAGGGTAATAAACTCACTCTGACCCGGCGTGGAAGAGAGCGTGTAGGCGCGCAATTGCCCGCTGCTGCCAATCTTCACCAGGGCAAACTGGCCAGCCTGCCAGCGATAAAAATCGTGATTGATCAGCGAAATCGTCCAGGTATCTGCACTTTCCTGCTGAAGATGATGAACCTGCATGCGCCAGGGGCACAGAGAAGCTGTGGTCATGATGTCCTCCTTAATGAACCAGCATGGCATTGAGATCGTTTTCAACCGAGGTCACCGGCTGTAAACCGAACTCTTTTTGCAGGATGGCAAGCACGTTGTCGGAGAGAAAACCTGGCGCATCAGGGCCGGTGCGAATGTTTTTTACCCCCAGTGACAACAGCGTCAGCAGCACCACAATGGCTTTTTGCTCGAACCAGGAAAGAACCAGTGACAGCGGCAGGTCATTGACACCGCATCCCAGCTTTTCCGCCAGCCTGACGGCCAGCATGATGGCGGCATAGCTGTCGTTGCACTGCCCGACATCAAGCAGGCGTGGCAAACCTTCCAGCGAACCGAAATCGAGCTTGTTAAAGCGATATTTTCCGCAGGCAAGCGTCAGGATCAGGCAGTCATCGGGCACTGCAGTCGCCAGATCGGTGAAGTAACTGCGTTTATCTTTACTGCCGTCGCAGCCGCCAATCAGGAACACATGACGAAGTTTTTGCTGAGCAACCAGGTCAATGACTGTGTCAGCGGCATCCAGCAGCACCTGACGGCCAAAACCCACGGTAATTTCATGAGGGATCTCACTCCAGGGGAAGCCGTTCAGCTGATGAGCCTGCGCGATAAGCGCTGAAAAATCATCTTCCTCAAGATGATTTACGCCCGGCCAGCCCACAATGCTGCGCGTCCAGATTCGGTTTTGATACTCCCCTTTGTGAGGATCGATGATGCAGTTTGACGTCATCAGGATGGGCCCCGGAAAACGGGCAAACTCTTGCTGCTGGTTCTGCCACCCGCTGCCATAGTTGGCGACAAGATGAGGATGCTTTTTCAACTGCGGATAACCATGTGCAGGTAACATCTCACCGTGGGTATAGACATTGATGCCGGTTCCGGCGGTTTGCTCCAGCAACAGCTGTAAATCTTTCAGATCGTGGCCCGAAATCAGAATGGCTTTCCCGGCTACCGGCCGCGTATTAACGGAGACAGGCTGCGGATGCCCATACGCAGTGGTTTGCGCTTCATCAAGCTGGCCCATGATGGCAAAGTTCATTTTGCCAATGTTCATGGCTGTGGCCAGTAACAAATCTGCCTGCTCCGGCTGCGTTCCCAGCAAGGCCATAATTTCATGGTATTGCCGGTAAATTTCTTCATCGTATTTGCCGTGTACGTGAGCATGTTCCATATAGGCTGCCGCGCCCTTAAGGCCATACAGACACAGCAGTCGCAGGCCAAAAATATCCTCATGGACCTCATCGCGATTCAGTGCCCAGTCCGCAGCCTGCTGCTGAAGTAGTGCCAGATCGTCACTCGCCAGCGTTATGTCTGCCATCGGGTGATTCAGGGAAATCACGCAGGAAGGCAGCATCGCTCTTAACTTCTCACGATAGTAAATAGCCTCGCTGGCGTAGCCGACGATGCGGTGAGAATCAAAGTTGACGTTAGTTAAAGTGGCAAAGAAGGCTCGTGGAGCGAAACTGTCCACCTCATGCAGAATAATGCCGTGTTGCCGCGCCTCATGGGCCCATGCTGATAATCCCTGCAACACCGCAATCAGCAGATCCTGAAGATCGGACGTTTCCGCCGTTTTACCGCACATGCCTTGTGACCAGGCGCAGCCATTGCCTGCCGGAGTACGAATAGTTTGCTCACATTGTACGCAAAACATCAGGGTGATCCTTAAGTTGCATTTAAAATGCAACTTTAAACCCCAGACCCAGGCGGCGTCTCAGAAAACAGCAGCCGGATTGATCCGGCTCAATATTTGGGCGGGATCAGGAGGAGAATAGCGCAATAAGGATCGGAGCAAACAGGCTGAGAATAAATCCATGAACAATAGCGGCCGGAACAATCTCCGTGCCGCCGCTGCGCTGAAGAACGGGCAGGGTAAAATCCATGGAGGTCGCGCCGCATAAGCCAAGAGCGGTGGAACGATGGTGGCTGATTAACGCTGGAATCAACATAATCGCCAGCAGCTCACGCAACAGATCGTTGAAAAATGCCGCGCTGCCAATTACCGGTCCAAAGGATTCGGTCATCAGAATGCCTGAGAGCGAATACCAGCCGAAGCCGGACGCCATCGCCAGCCCGGTTTTTAACGGCAGGCCCAGCGCCAGGGCAGCAATCAGTCCCCCGACCAGCGCGCTCAGAAAGACTACGGTCGCCACCATCATTCCCCGGCGGTTCAGCAAAATCTGACGCAGGGTCATGCCACTGCCCCGCAACTGCAAACCCACCAGGAACAACAGAAACAGCAACGCGTACTCGCTGGCCTGAGTGGCAAATTGCAGTGGCCCCCAGTGGCTCAGACCGATCAAAAAGCCCGTCACCACCACGCCGCAAAGTTTCAATGACTCCAGCGCTATCTGAAGCCTGGAGGGCAGCGCTTCCTGACGATGGGAGTGCGCCCACGGGCGACGTGATTCAAGCAGGCGTAAAGCCAACAGATTGGCAATCAGGATACAGGCCGCGCTGACCAGAGAGTAATGGAAAATCGCCA
This genomic window from Erwinia sp. E_sp_B01_1 contains:
- the poxB gene encoding ubiquinone-dependent pyruvate dehydrogenase: MKQTVATLVAKTLESAGVKRIWGVTGDSLNGLTDSLNKMGTIEWMPTRHEEVAAFAAGAEAHISGELAVCAGSCGPGNLHLINGLFDCHRNNVPVLAIAAHIPSSEIGSGYFQETHPQELFRECSHYCELVSNPEQLPQVLGIAMRKAILNRGVSVVVLPGDVALQAAPEGATSDWYPPQLPVIQPPASELTKLAALLNGSANITLMCGSGCAGAHAEVMKLAETLKAPVVHALRGKEHVDYDNPYNVGMTGLIGFSSGFHAMMNADTVVLLGTRFPYRAFYPADANIIQIDIDPGSIGAHSHVDMALVGDIQSTLAALLPQLDVKQDRDFLDKALKHYAEARKSLDDLATANDKQAIHPQYVAQQLSRYADEDAIFTCDVGTPTVWAARYLKMNGKRRLIGSFNHGSMANAMPQALGAQSLDKQRQVIALCGDGGFSMLMGDFLSVAQLKLPVKLVIFNNSVLGFVAMEMKAGGYLTDGTDLENPNFADIAKACGVKGIRVERASDLDAAIQEALAHDGPVLVDVITAKEELAMPPQIKMEQAKGFSLYMLRAIINGRGDEVVELAKTNWLR
- a CDS encoding lysine exporter LysO family protein, translating into MYSGLLIILLPLIVGYLLPAKSLSLQRLVNKFLSWMVYVILFFMGISLAFLEDLNRNLLAIFHYSLVSAACILIANLLALRLLESRRPWAHSHRQEALPSRLQIALESLKLCGVVVTGFLIGLSHWGPLQFATQASEYALLFLLFLVGLQLRGSGMTLRQILLNRRGMMVATVVFLSALVGGLIAALALGLPLKTGLAMASGFGWYSLSGILMTESFGPVIGSAAFFNDLLRELLAIMLIPALISHHRSTALGLCGATSMDFTLPVLQRSGGTEIVPAAIVHGFILSLFAPILIALFSS
- the hcp gene encoding hydroxylamine reductase; translation: MFCVQCEQTIRTPAGNGCAWSQGMCGKTAETSDLQDLLIAVLQGLSAWAHEARQHGIILHEVDSFAPRAFFATLTNVNFDSHRIVGYASEAIYYREKLRAMLPSCVISLNHPMADITLASDDLALLQQQAADWALNRDEVHEDIFGLRLLCLYGLKGAAAYMEHAHVHGKYDEEIYRQYHEIMALLGTQPEQADLLLATAMNIGKMNFAIMGQLDEAQTTAYGHPQPVSVNTRPVAGKAILISGHDLKDLQLLLEQTAGTGINVYTHGEMLPAHGYPQLKKHPHLVANYGSGWQNQQQEFARFPGPILMTSNCIIDPHKGEYQNRIWTRSIVGWPGVNHLEEDDFSALIAQAHQLNGFPWSEIPHEITVGFGRQVLLDAADTVIDLVAQQKLRHVFLIGGCDGSKDKRSYFTDLATAVPDDCLILTLACGKYRFNKLDFGSLEGLPRLLDVGQCNDSYAAIMLAVRLAEKLGCGVNDLPLSLVLSWFEQKAIVVLLTLLSLGVKNIRTGPDAPGFLSDNVLAILQKEFGLQPVTSVENDLNAMLVH